One genomic window of Luteitalea pratensis includes the following:
- a CDS encoding CRTAC1 family protein has protein sequence MNRHHVSLAFAVVAVSMAAAPAPPFRDMAADVGLTFQHVTGATGDHFMPEIMGAGAALLDYDNDGDLDVYVIQGTALDPGKQPLFPPPVGFKPGNRLFRNLLSPTGTLHFVDVTESAGVGHIGYGMGAATGDYDNDGFLDLYVTNVGRNVLYHNNGDGTFADVTGKAGVDDARWSTSAAFLDYDSDGFLDLFVGNYVDFTVQGNKHCHAPTGEPDYCTPMAYTPVPSRLFHNTGTGTFVDVTESSGIGSSYGPALGVLCADFNGDGRTDIFVANDTAANRLWLNQGAGTFREAALQSGVAYNADGRAKAGMGVTAEEVDDDGTLTLLVTNLTREGATLFRGNRKDLFEDVTSRNGLATPTFGFTGFGTSWFDYDNDGRLDLFIANGAVTIVESLRAQPYPYGQSNLLFHNEGPQRFSDVSNDAGPAFRRIDVGRGVAIGDIDNDGAVDVLVTNNNGAVRLLHNDVGARQHWLEVSLVGTKSNLSGIGARVALLRDGAAPRWRRVHTDSSYLSASDVRVHFGLGERSDVRGLVVQWPDGSSETWDNVKPDRVVVLRQGTGRSR, from the coding sequence ATGAACAGGCACCACGTCTCACTGGCGTTCGCGGTGGTTGCGGTCAGCATGGCGGCGGCACCCGCTCCGCCGTTCCGCGACATGGCCGCAGACGTGGGCCTGACGTTCCAGCACGTCACTGGAGCGACAGGCGACCATTTCATGCCCGAGATCATGGGCGCAGGAGCGGCGCTCCTTGACTACGACAACGATGGCGACCTCGATGTCTACGTGATCCAGGGCACCGCGCTCGATCCCGGCAAGCAACCGCTCTTCCCGCCGCCCGTCGGCTTCAAGCCAGGCAACCGGCTCTTCCGGAACCTGCTGTCACCCACCGGGACGCTGCACTTCGTCGATGTGACCGAGAGCGCGGGCGTAGGTCACATCGGCTACGGCATGGGGGCAGCGACCGGTGACTACGACAACGACGGGTTTCTCGATTTGTACGTGACAAACGTCGGGCGCAACGTCCTGTACCACAACAACGGCGATGGCACATTCGCCGACGTCACCGGCAAGGCCGGAGTGGATGATGCCCGGTGGAGCACCAGCGCGGCGTTCCTGGATTACGACAGCGATGGCTTCCTGGATCTCTTCGTCGGCAACTATGTGGACTTCACGGTCCAGGGCAACAAGCATTGCCATGCGCCAACCGGCGAGCCGGACTACTGCACGCCGATGGCCTACACCCCCGTCCCTTCACGGTTGTTTCACAACACGGGCACCGGCACATTCGTCGACGTCACCGAGTCCTCGGGAATCGGATCCTCTTACGGACCGGCGCTCGGTGTCCTGTGTGCGGACTTCAACGGGGACGGGCGCACGGACATCTTTGTCGCGAACGACACGGCAGCCAACCGGCTGTGGCTGAACCAGGGAGCAGGCACGTTCCGCGAGGCAGCCCTGCAATCCGGTGTCGCGTACAACGCTGACGGCCGCGCGAAGGCCGGAATGGGTGTCACCGCAGAGGAAGTCGACGATGATGGCACCCTCACGTTGTTGGTAACCAATCTCACTCGTGAAGGCGCCACGCTTTTCCGCGGGAACCGCAAGGACCTGTTCGAAGACGTGACGTCGCGCAATGGCCTGGCAACGCCGACCTTCGGCTTCACCGGATTCGGGACGAGCTGGTTCGACTACGACAACGACGGGCGGCTGGATCTGTTCATCGCCAACGGCGCCGTCACCATCGTCGAATCGCTACGAGCCCAACCATACCCTTACGGTCAGAGCAACCTGCTGTTTCATAATGAAGGCCCGCAACGGTTCTCCGACGTGAGCAACGATGCGGGCCCCGCGTTCCGGCGCATCGATGTCGGCCGTGGCGTGGCGATCGGAGACATCGACAACGACGGGGCTGTCGATGTCCTCGTGACCAACAACAACGGCGCCGTGCGCCTCCTTCACAACGATGTCGGGGCCCGGCAGCACTGGCTCGAAGTGAGCCTGGTCGGCACGAAGAGCAATCTTTCCGGCATCGGCGCACGTGTTGCGCTACTGCGGGACGGCGCGGCGCCGCGGTGGCGCAGGGTGCATACCGACTCGAGCTATCTCAGCGCCAGTGATGTGCGGGTTCACTTCGGCCTCGGGGAGCGTTCCGACGTGCGGGGCCTCGTGGTGCAGTGGCCCGACGGCTCCAGCGAAACGTGGGACAACGTCAAACCCGACCGCGTCGTTGTCCTTCGGCAAGGCACGGGCAGATCGCGATAG
- a CDS encoding TonB-dependent receptor, whose amino-acid sequence MIARTPSRAFSSLCLGVLLIVLVPRDSAAQVLYGSVVGDVKDATGGALPGVTLIITNTDQGLSREAVTDAGGHFTFSNLPSGVYGLKASQQGFKGFEQKEVTVTINAVTRVDVTLEIGSMGETVSVSAERPRLQTDTAEVHESLVAEELVNAPVPLGRNYQQMYRMLPGFAPPANSHSIPSNPSRSLEFTVNGTSDDQNNTRIDGVSTYNVQLPHVSSYVPTLEAIEEVNVVTSSMGAEQGLAGGAAINVRTKSGSNAFHGSGFEYFTNQDLKAWPMRFGDAALNTGKKPEVSYNQYGGTIGGRIKENKAFFFVSYEGTRDHRVVDTTVTVPTQAMLRGDFSGSDSPIYDPLSGNADGTGRTQFRVLPGDANYGLCNTATNPNCLNIIPAARMDPIAKQIASHIPANNIDRASRNYFAQAPFQSERRQVDTRVDYNVNSKFNLAGTFGVLHFKTSVPTVFGDEAIGQPIGGSSNPGHGHGNTYRTTVMGTYIFTPTFLMDAHFGWAKQGTASEQPGLGTNIGSDVLGIPGTNGSRLFESGWPTFEFEDFATVGVNENFMPYYRHDPQSQYVVNFNWVKQTHNLRFGADFYQMGLNHAQAEFITGGFGAQGGFGFDRGITERCEVVDPATGNCQVTSAGSRSNSAAAFVLGLASRSGRTLQVPDEYSVRAHPFSFYVRDRWTIGDNLTLDYGTRWEYFPLPTRPDRGIERYDVNTNQVLLCGIGSVPTDCGIKASKTLFAPRVGMAYRIGDTWVVRAGYGLTNDPYYGIEIVRANYPILTQLKRESPDGLTPAATLAGGIPGFVVPDPGNGVIDIPSDYAWAGYPEELDRGYIQSWNFTVQRELPGKFTGQIGYVGTHSTRQLGLVDINAGQIIGAGEDGRSLQQLYGRTASTVFLRPVGSGQYHSMQAQLHRRFADGLSLSMNYTLARAKSDNENSSFQPAVQAVQYLSRNYALTSTDRTHNVGITSVWELPFGRDRRWLSDGGVLSYIVGGWQVNNMISILSGPPFTVLADGTSLNLPGSTQTADQVKPVVKLGGVGSGTPYYDPSSWAEVNEARFGNTAHNYMRAPGAFNWDFGLTREFSLTSNVKLQFRMEAFNFTNTPHLGIPDNDIGDGEDFMTITGVQDLAREGIDERQFRLGFRLVF is encoded by the coding sequence ATGATCGCAAGAACACCCAGTCGGGCCTTCTCGTCACTATGCCTGGGAGTGCTGCTGATTGTGCTCGTCCCGCGAGACAGCGCAGCTCAGGTGCTTTACGGATCGGTCGTGGGCGACGTCAAGGACGCGACCGGCGGCGCGCTTCCTGGTGTAACCCTGATCATCACCAACACCGACCAGGGCCTCTCCCGCGAGGCGGTGACCGATGCTGGGGGGCACTTCACCTTCTCGAACCTGCCCTCTGGCGTGTACGGCCTGAAGGCCAGCCAGCAGGGCTTCAAGGGCTTCGAGCAGAAGGAAGTCACCGTCACCATCAACGCCGTCACGCGGGTGGACGTCACGCTCGAGATCGGCTCGATGGGCGAAACCGTGAGCGTCTCGGCAGAGCGCCCGAGGCTCCAGACCGACACGGCCGAGGTGCACGAGAGCCTGGTCGCGGAGGAGCTGGTGAATGCGCCGGTGCCGCTGGGCCGCAACTACCAGCAGATGTACAGAATGCTGCCAGGCTTTGCGCCCCCCGCCAACTCGCACTCGATCCCGAGCAATCCGTCGCGATCCCTCGAATTCACGGTCAACGGCACGAGCGACGACCAGAACAACACGCGCATCGACGGCGTCAGCACCTACAACGTCCAGCTGCCCCACGTCTCCTCGTACGTGCCGACGCTCGAGGCGATCGAGGAGGTCAATGTCGTCACCAGCAGCATGGGCGCCGAGCAGGGGCTGGCCGGCGGAGCCGCGATCAACGTGCGGACCAAGAGCGGCAGCAACGCTTTCCACGGATCCGGCTTCGAGTACTTCACCAACCAGGACCTCAAGGCCTGGCCGATGCGGTTCGGCGACGCTGCATTGAACACCGGCAAGAAGCCGGAGGTCAGCTATAACCAGTACGGCGGGACCATCGGTGGCCGCATCAAGGAGAACAAGGCTTTCTTCTTCGTCAGCTATGAGGGGACGAGGGACCACCGGGTCGTCGACACGACGGTGACGGTGCCGACACAGGCAATGCTTCGGGGCGACTTTTCGGGGTCAGACTCGCCGATCTACGATCCGCTCTCCGGGAATGCGGACGGCACCGGGCGGACGCAGTTCCGGGTGTTGCCGGGCGACGCGAACTACGGGTTGTGCAACACCGCAACCAACCCGAACTGTCTCAACATCATTCCGGCGGCGCGGATGGACCCGATCGCCAAGCAGATCGCGAGCCACATTCCCGCCAACAACATCGATCGGGCGAGCCGCAACTACTTCGCGCAGGCCCCGTTCCAGTCCGAGCGCCGACAGGTGGACACGAGGGTCGACTACAACGTGAATTCCAAGTTCAACCTGGCCGGTACCTTCGGTGTCCTCCATTTCAAGACGTCGGTGCCCACCGTGTTCGGTGATGAGGCGATCGGGCAGCCCATTGGCGGCAGCAGCAACCCGGGTCATGGTCACGGCAACACGTACCGGACCACCGTGATGGGCACGTACATTTTCACCCCGACGTTCCTGATGGACGCGCATTTTGGATGGGCCAAACAGGGGACGGCGTCGGAGCAGCCGGGCCTCGGCACGAACATCGGGAGCGACGTCCTGGGCATTCCGGGCACCAACGGCTCGCGCCTCTTCGAGAGCGGCTGGCCCACGTTCGAGTTCGAGGACTTCGCCACGGTCGGTGTGAACGAGAACTTCATGCCGTACTACCGGCACGATCCGCAGTCGCAGTACGTCGTGAACTTCAACTGGGTCAAGCAGACGCACAACCTCCGGTTCGGCGCCGACTTCTATCAAATGGGGTTGAACCATGCGCAGGCGGAGTTCATCACCGGCGGGTTCGGCGCGCAGGGCGGCTTCGGGTTCGACCGCGGTATCACGGAGCGGTGCGAGGTCGTCGATCCGGCGACGGGTAACTGCCAGGTGACGTCCGCCGGCTCCCGGTCCAACAGCGCGGCAGCGTTCGTGCTCGGCCTGGCCAGCCGGTCCGGCAGGACACTGCAGGTGCCGGACGAGTACAGCGTGCGGGCACACCCGTTCAGCTTCTACGTGCGCGATCGGTGGACCATCGGCGACAACCTCACACTCGACTACGGCACGCGCTGGGAGTACTTCCCGCTTCCGACCCGACCCGACCGCGGCATCGAGCGGTACGACGTCAACACCAACCAGGTGCTGCTCTGCGGGATCGGCAGCGTGCCCACCGATTGCGGCATCAAGGCGAGCAAGACGCTCTTCGCCCCCCGCGTGGGCATGGCCTATCGCATCGGCGACACGTGGGTCGTGCGCGCGGGTTACGGCCTGACCAACGATCCGTACTATGGGATCGAGATCGTTCGGGCGAACTACCCGATCCTGACGCAGCTCAAGCGCGAATCGCCGGATGGTCTGACGCCAGCGGCAACGCTGGCCGGGGGGATTCCCGGGTTTGTGGTGCCGGACCCGGGCAATGGCGTCATCGACATTCCGAGCGACTATGCGTGGGCCGGCTACCCCGAGGAGCTCGACCGCGGGTACATCCAGTCGTGGAACTTCACCGTCCAGCGGGAGCTGCCGGGGAAGTTCACGGGCCAGATCGGGTATGTGGGCACGCATTCGACCCGACAGCTCGGACTGGTCGACATCAATGCCGGCCAGATCATCGGCGCCGGTGAGGACGGTCGGTCCCTGCAGCAACTGTACGGCCGGACGGCGTCCACCGTGTTCCTGCGGCCCGTGGGATCGGGCCAGTACCACTCGATGCAGGCGCAGCTGCACCGGCGGTTCGCCGACGGCCTCAGCCTGAGCATGAACTACACCCTGGCGAGGGCCAAGAGCGACAACGAGAACAGCTCGTTCCAGCCGGCCGTTCAGGCGGTGCAGTACCTCAGTCGCAACTACGCGCTCACGAGCACCGACCGCACCCACAACGTGGGCATCACCAGCGTGTGGGAGCTCCCGTTCGGTCGCGACAGACGGTGGCTGAGCGATGGCGGCGTGCTCTCGTACATCGTTGGCGGGTGGCAGGTGAACAACATGATCAGCATCCTCAGCGGCCCGCCGTTCACTGTCCTGGCGGACGGCACGTCGCTGAACCTGCCGGGCAGTACGCAGACGGCCGACCAGGTGAAGCCCGTCGTCAAGCTCGGCGGGGTGGGCAGCGGCACGCCGTACTACGATCCGTCGTCTTGGGCCGAGGTGAACGAAGCGCGGTTCGGCAACACCGCCCACAACTACATGCGCGCGCCTGGTGCCTTCAACTGGGACTTCGGGCTGACGCGGGAGTTCTCCCTCACCTCGAACGTCAAGCTGCAGTTCCGCATGGAGGCGTTCAACTTCACCAACACGCCGCACCTCGGGATCCCCGACAACGACATCGGCGACGGCGAGGACTTCATGACGATCACGGGCGTGCAGGACCTCGCGCGGGAAGGCATCGACGAGCGGCAGTTCCGGCTGGGTTTCCGCCTCGTCTTCTAG
- a CDS encoding sigma-70 family RNA polymerase sigma factor: MPPGLMGPVGAGDCGITGYLQEAMTQPPDVTGLLVAWSNGDGEANDRLIEAVYAELRGLARGYLRRERPDHSLAPTALVHEAYLRLIVQRRVPWHNRAHFFAIAAHVMRRLLVDHARAHGAVKRGAGHRVPLLDIDVGVDPEDLDVIALDAALVRLAAIDRRQSRLVELRFFGGLTGDEIATVLGVAPITVKRDWALARAWLFRELRGETG; the protein is encoded by the coding sequence GTGCCGCCTGGTCTCATGGGGCCAGTCGGTGCGGGCGACTGCGGTATAACGGGGTATCTGCAGGAGGCGATGACCCAGCCGCCGGATGTGACGGGCCTGCTCGTCGCCTGGAGCAACGGCGACGGGGAGGCCAACGACCGCTTGATTGAAGCGGTCTATGCGGAGTTGCGTGGACTGGCGCGGGGCTACCTGAGGCGGGAGCGTCCCGACCATTCATTGGCGCCGACGGCGCTCGTGCACGAGGCGTACCTGCGGCTGATCGTTCAGCGCCGCGTGCCGTGGCACAATCGGGCGCACTTCTTTGCCATCGCGGCGCACGTGATGCGGCGCCTTCTCGTGGATCACGCTCGCGCCCACGGCGCGGTCAAGCGGGGAGCAGGCCATCGCGTGCCACTTCTGGACATCGACGTCGGGGTCGACCCCGAGGACTTGGACGTGATCGCGCTGGATGCCGCGCTGGTGCGACTGGCCGCCATCGATCGACGACAGAGCCGCCTGGTGGAGCTGCGCTTCTTCGGAGGACTGACGGGCGACGAGATTGCGACCGTCCTCGGCGTGGCGCCGATCACCGTGAAGCGGGACTGGGCGCTGGCGAGAGCCTGGTTGTTCCGCGAGCTTCGTGGTGAGACCGGATGA
- a CDS encoding protein kinase domain-containing protein yields MISPSNWEQIRALFHTALEHAPDERAAFLRAQSSDDEILREVASLLAAHEDADALLAAAGRDESDASRGQAVAGRGGSHTATLPSGVQLGPYVVVGPLGAGAMGEVYRARDTNLRRDVALKILPDSLAADRDRLARFTREARTLGALNHPHIAQVHGFEEYGGVRALIMELVEGQNLAQHVTRGPIRVEEALRIARQIAEALEAAHARGIVHRDLKPANIMIRDDGTVKVLDFGLAKAWLDDVGSASSSAASAAAPTMTTLPIATEVGVIVGTAAYMSPEQARGGAVDKGSDIWAFGCVLYEMLTGARAFDGASAADTLANVLRRDPAWDRLPDDTPPSIRVLLRRCLRKNRHERLHDAAGVRIEIDDVLHDPDGSARTIATSDQARGDQSSRGGAARRHRLWAGVVLGACGLAIVAYAVVGQRPAEPRRDEPLQATRLTAYAGTESAPSLSPDGSQVAFSWSGSTQGDQDIYVKLVGPGEPIQLTDNRTRDDSPAWSPDGKEIAFLRWMPHSDATVDVMVVPALGHAAERRVDTVRLQSLGIISRLSWTPDGHWIAIGVDVPAERRGIWLLSKDGRERRRLTTAPHDGFTSDFNPVFASDGRHLAFIRPAGVGAHAIHVLALSPAFAPIGSPAQVATASLVYDLAWAGDDAALVFSSGAYMGQSRLQRLPLRSDRLAPLGSATVLPFGTQATSLSLSRGGRLVYVEEYRDTNLERVSLAEPASPPIVSVVAASTYDEYAPAYSRDGRRIVFKSTRTGNPELWVSNADGTNLRQVTFLGGPYCANPQWSPIDDERILFNSRRDGPNALYVLDLGPGTVQRLTTDGREYVEARWSRDGKWIYAGSASTGRSEVWRLPSNGGPAVQWTRNGGIAASEAADGFLYYARAAQSPTSIWRMPVAGGPEALVVEGLSYSVNFAVGDRGLYFVSTGESIYDAALEYLEFGSLTRTRLAGLGDRRWWYGVALSPDQQWFMYSVEQNMNSNLMVVDDVR; encoded by the coding sequence ATGATCAGCCCGTCGAACTGGGAGCAGATTCGGGCCCTGTTCCACACCGCGCTGGAACACGCGCCGGACGAGCGTGCCGCCTTCCTGCGCGCCCAGAGCAGCGACGACGAGATCCTGCGCGAAGTGGCCTCGCTCCTGGCTGCACACGAGGATGCCGACGCCCTGCTGGCCGCCGCCGGCCGCGACGAGTCTGACGCGTCACGCGGGCAGGCGGTCGCCGGGAGAGGCGGGAGCCATACGGCGACCCTGCCTTCCGGCGTCCAACTCGGTCCGTATGTGGTCGTAGGCCCGCTGGGGGCAGGCGCGATGGGGGAGGTCTATCGCGCGCGCGACACGAATCTCCGTCGCGATGTGGCACTGAAGATCCTGCCGGACTCGCTCGCGGCCGATCGTGACCGGCTGGCACGCTTCACCCGCGAGGCGCGGACGCTCGGCGCGCTCAACCATCCGCACATCGCCCAGGTGCACGGGTTCGAGGAATACGGCGGTGTCAGGGCCCTGATCATGGAACTGGTGGAGGGGCAGAACCTGGCGCAGCACGTCACGCGCGGGCCGATTCGCGTGGAAGAGGCATTACGGATTGCGCGGCAGATCGCCGAGGCGCTCGAGGCGGCGCACGCGCGCGGCATCGTTCACCGGGATCTCAAGCCCGCCAACATCATGATCCGTGACGACGGGACGGTGAAGGTCCTCGACTTCGGGCTCGCCAAGGCGTGGTTGGACGATGTCGGTTCGGCTTCGTCCTCTGCCGCCTCGGCCGCAGCACCGACCATGACGACGCTGCCGATCGCCACCGAGGTCGGCGTCATCGTCGGCACGGCCGCCTACATGTCGCCGGAGCAGGCCCGGGGTGGGGCTGTCGACAAGGGCAGTGACATCTGGGCGTTTGGCTGCGTGCTCTACGAGATGCTCACCGGCGCGCGTGCTTTCGACGGCGCGTCCGCCGCCGACACGTTGGCGAACGTGCTGCGGCGAGACCCGGCGTGGGACCGGCTCCCCGACGATACACCGCCGTCCATCCGCGTGCTGCTGCGACGCTGCCTGCGCAAGAACAGGCATGAGCGCTTGCACGACGCCGCCGGCGTGCGCATCGAGATCGATGACGTGCTGCACGACCCGGACGGCAGCGCGCGGACCATTGCAACCTCGGATCAGGCGCGTGGCGACCAGTCGTCACGCGGTGGCGCAGCGCGCCGCCACCGATTGTGGGCCGGTGTTGTACTCGGCGCGTGCGGACTTGCCATCGTCGCGTATGCGGTCGTCGGCCAGCGGCCCGCTGAGCCGCGCCGCGACGAACCGCTCCAGGCTACGCGGCTGACCGCGTATGCGGGCACCGAATCGGCGCCGAGCCTGTCGCCAGATGGCAGCCAGGTGGCGTTTTCCTGGAGCGGTTCGACGCAGGGCGACCAGGACATCTACGTCAAGCTGGTGGGGCCGGGCGAGCCCATCCAACTCACCGACAATCGCACGCGGGACGATTCTCCAGCATGGTCTCCGGATGGCAAGGAGATCGCGTTCCTGCGGTGGATGCCGCACAGCGACGCGACGGTCGACGTCATGGTCGTGCCGGCGCTTGGACATGCGGCGGAGCGACGCGTCGACACGGTCAGGCTGCAGTCCCTCGGAATCATCTCTCGACTGAGCTGGACGCCGGACGGTCACTGGATTGCTATCGGTGTCGACGTGCCCGCCGAACGTCGCGGGATCTGGTTGCTGTCAAAGGACGGACGCGAGAGACGCCGCCTGACCACCGCGCCGCACGACGGGTTCACCAGCGACTTCAACCCGGTGTTTGCATCCGACGGGCGTCATCTGGCGTTCATTCGGCCCGCAGGAGTGGGCGCCCACGCGATTCACGTGCTCGCACTCTCGCCAGCGTTCGCGCCGATTGGCAGTCCTGCGCAGGTCGCGACGGCGTCGCTGGTTTATGACCTCGCGTGGGCGGGTGATGATGCTGCATTGGTCTTCTCGTCCGGCGCATATATGGGACAGTCACGCCTGCAGCGACTCCCCTTGCGATCGGATCGGTTGGCACCACTGGGTTCCGCGACGGTGCTCCCGTTTGGCACACAAGCCACCAGCCTGAGCCTGAGCCGGGGAGGCCGGTTGGTCTACGTGGAGGAATACAGGGACACCAATCTCGAACGCGTGAGCCTGGCCGAGCCTGCGAGCCCTCCCATCGTGTCCGTCGTGGCCGCATCGACGTACGACGAATACGCCCCGGCCTATTCGCGCGACGGCAGGCGCATCGTGTTCAAATCGACGAGGACCGGGAACCCGGAACTGTGGGTGTCGAACGCTGATGGCACGAACCTCCGCCAGGTGACGTTCCTCGGCGGGCCGTATTGTGCGAACCCGCAGTGGTCTCCCATCGACGACGAGCGCATCCTGTTCAACTCCCGTCGCGACGGACCGAATGCCTTGTACGTGCTGGATCTTGGGCCGGGCACAGTGCAGCGCCTGACGACCGACGGGCGCGAGTACGTCGAGGCGAGGTGGTCGCGCGACGGGAAGTGGATCTATGCGGGTTCGGCGAGCACGGGACGATCGGAGGTGTGGCGCCTGCCGTCCAACGGCGGTCCGGCCGTCCAGTGGACCAGGAACGGCGGCATTGCCGCGAGCGAGGCCGCCGATGGGTTCCTGTACTACGCCCGGGCCGCGCAATCGCCGACCAGCATCTGGCGCATGCCCGTGGCTGGAGGACCTGAAGCACTTGTCGTCGAGGGGCTCAGTTACTCCGTCAACTTCGCCGTGGGCGACCGCGGCCTCTACTTCGTGTCGACGGGCGAGTCGATCTACGACGCGGCCTTGGAATATCTCGAGTTCGGCTCCCTGACGCGCACCAGGCTGGCAGGCCTCGGCGACAGGCGCTGGTGGTACGGCGTGGCGCTCAGTCCCGACCAGCAATGGTTCATGTACTCGGTGGAGCAGAACATGAACAGCAACCTGATGGTCGTGGATGACGTCCGATAA
- a CDS encoding S46 family peptidase produces the protein MRARIVLASAVMVGFLVPLLAEEGMWLPNRVPRAQIKAQYGFDVTDDWLAHVQQAAVRFNNGGSAAFVSANGLIATNHHVGRDCIGVLSTPTRNLLQNGFLARTAKDELACPGLEINVLVSIEDVTARIAQAVTPEMTPAAANSARLAAIAAVEKASTEATRLRSDVVTLYQGGEYHLYRYKKYTDVRLVFAPEESVAFFGGDTDNFEFPRYNLDISFFRAYQDGRPVHTEHFLQFDAGGVKEGDLVFLAGHPGSTQRMNSVAHLLLERDVHLPDMLNVLRRRELVIGAYARRSPEHARHADDQLKQFENSRKAMAGYLRALQDPILLAAKRRDEDALRANAPGGPAGPVDPWQMIERAVERDRAMSPERRLLANGQAFHSELFRMARTLARYTDEVGKPNGERLREFRDSNLESLRHELLADVPVHPGLDVVTLADSLSYWMERMPQDPLLLSVLDGNSPHARAMQLVSTTRLADPARRRALLEGATTREADTDPMIAVARLVDARARQLRHEYESGVQEPLRQAYAAIARRRFERDGAAVYPDATFTLRLAYGTVKGNTAADPAPWTTRLGGIFERADMQGQVGAFALPESWRRVASQLDKATPFNFVSTTDMIGGNSGSPVIDRSGHWVGIAFDGNVHMLGWNYAYANPEARAINVHAAAVAEALRVVYTARELLDELGVTSVSSRASGGGR, from the coding sequence ATGCGCGCGCGTATTGTGTTGGCGTCGGCGGTCATGGTCGGATTTCTCGTGCCGCTGCTGGCGGAAGAAGGCATGTGGCTGCCCAACAGGGTGCCGCGGGCGCAAATCAAGGCTCAGTACGGCTTTGACGTCACCGACGACTGGTTGGCACACGTACAGCAAGCCGCCGTGCGCTTCAACAACGGTGGATCGGCCGCGTTCGTATCGGCCAATGGGCTGATTGCCACTAATCACCACGTCGGGCGCGACTGCATCGGGGTGCTCAGTACTCCGACACGCAACCTGCTCCAGAACGGGTTCCTGGCCAGGACGGCCAAGGACGAACTCGCCTGTCCTGGGCTCGAGATCAACGTGCTTGTGTCGATCGAGGACGTCACGGCACGCATCGCGCAAGCCGTGACTCCCGAGATGACGCCGGCGGCCGCGAACAGCGCGCGTCTCGCAGCCATCGCTGCGGTCGAAAAGGCATCCACCGAGGCGACGCGGCTTCGCAGCGATGTGGTCACGCTGTACCAGGGGGGCGAGTACCACCTGTACCGGTACAAGAAGTATACGGACGTCCGACTGGTGTTCGCCCCAGAGGAGAGCGTGGCGTTTTTTGGCGGTGACACCGACAACTTCGAGTTCCCGCGTTACAACCTGGATATCTCGTTCTTCCGTGCGTACCAGGACGGTCGCCCCGTGCACACAGAGCACTTCCTGCAGTTCGATGCTGGTGGCGTCAAGGAAGGCGACCTCGTGTTCCTCGCGGGACACCCTGGGTCGACACAGCGCATGAACAGCGTCGCGCATCTGCTCCTGGAGCGCGACGTCCACTTGCCGGACATGCTCAACGTGCTCCGCCGACGGGAACTCGTGATCGGGGCATACGCCCGCCGGTCACCTGAGCACGCCCGGCACGCCGATGACCAGCTGAAGCAGTTCGAGAATTCCCGCAAGGCGATGGCGGGGTACCTACGCGCGCTCCAGGATCCGATCCTGCTCGCGGCGAAGCGACGGGACGAGGACGCACTGCGCGCCAACGCGCCTGGCGGTCCCGCTGGCCCCGTGGACCCGTGGCAGATGATCGAGCGAGCCGTCGAGCGCGACCGCGCCATGAGCCCGGAACGCCGACTGCTGGCCAATGGACAAGCCTTCCATTCCGAGCTGTTCCGGATGGCGCGCACCCTCGCGCGCTACACCGACGAAGTCGGCAAGCCGAACGGTGAGCGCCTGCGTGAGTTCCGCGATTCGAATCTCGAGTCGCTGCGGCACGAGCTGCTTGCCGATGTGCCCGTGCATCCCGGCCTCGACGTCGTCACGTTGGCAGACTCGCTGTCCTACTGGATGGAGCGGATGCCCCAGGATCCGCTGCTCCTATCGGTGCTCGACGGTAATTCGCCACACGCTCGCGCAATGCAACTGGTGTCAACCACACGGTTGGCTGATCCGGCGCGGCGCCGTGCGCTGCTCGAGGGTGCAACCACGCGCGAAGCTGACACGGATCCCATGATCGCCGTGGCGCGCCTCGTGGATGCGCGGGCACGGCAGCTGCGTCACGAGTACGAGAGCGGCGTGCAGGAACCACTGCGGCAGGCGTACGCCGCGATCGCGCGACGCCGGTTCGAGCGGGACGGCGCCGCGGTGTATCCCGATGCCACATTCACCCTCCGTCTCGCGTATGGAACAGTGAAGGGGAACACGGCAGCCGACCCAGCACCGTGGACGACGAGACTGGGCGGAATCTTCGAGCGAGCCGACATGCAAGGTCAGGTGGGAGCGTTCGCCCTGCCAGAGTCGTGGCGCCGCGTGGCGTCGCAGCTCGACAAGGCCACGCCCTTCAATTTCGTGAGTACGACGGACATGATCGGCGGCAACTCCGGGAGCCCCGTGATCGATCGGAGCGGCCACTGGGTTGGCATCGCCTTCGACGGGAATGTCCACATGCTCGGGTGGAACTACGCCTACGCCAATCCTGAGGCGCGTGCCATCAACGTTCATGCAGCCGCCGTCGCCGAGGCACTCAGGGTCGTGTACACAGCACGTGAACTCCTGGACGAACTTGGCGTGACCAGCGTCTCGAGTCGCGCCTCTGGTGGTGGACGATGA